In Methanocella sp., a single genomic region encodes these proteins:
- the budA gene encoding acetolactate decarboxylase: MKVRWYHATIFVLALLLLGAVVLLMSVPVTDRDTLYQVSALDLLANGSYDGIATANDLKAHGDFGLGTFDGLNGELVELDGTIYQVTSDGLVHVVNGTASIPFAEVTYFDVDRNVSLTGRYNYFSLTASLDERLPSLNEFYAIRIHGTFPYLKLRSPPAQQKPYPVLSEALKNQSVFEKHNITGTIVGIYTPAYARGMGSPGYHFHFISDDRQSGGHVVDLLGDDMTVSLDETPRFEMTMAPERVSN; the protein is encoded by the coding sequence ATGAAGGTCAGATGGTACCATGCTACGATCTTTGTGCTCGCTTTACTTTTACTCGGGGCTGTCGTCTTGCTAATGAGCGTGCCAGTAACCGATAGGGATACGCTCTACCAGGTCTCGGCGCTGGACTTGCTGGCGAACGGCTCATATGACGGCATTGCTACGGCGAACGACTTAAAAGCCCATGGCGACTTCGGCCTGGGCACGTTCGATGGCCTCAACGGCGAATTGGTCGAGCTGGACGGCACTATCTACCAGGTTACGTCCGACGGCCTCGTACATGTCGTGAACGGCACGGCTTCTATACCTTTTGCAGAAGTGACATATTTCGACGTGGACCGTAACGTCAGCCTCACAGGCCGATATAATTATTTTTCTCTCACGGCAAGCCTGGACGAAAGGTTGCCATCTTTGAATGAGTTTTATGCTATCCGAATACACGGTACGTTCCCGTACCTGAAGCTGCGCAGCCCTCCCGCCCAACAAAAGCCCTACCCGGTGTTATCGGAAGCGCTGAAAAACCAGTCGGTCTTCGAGAAGCACAACATCACGGGCACCATCGTTGGCATCTATACTCCGGCTTATGCAAGGGGAATGGGCTCGCCCGGCTATCATTTCCACTTTATTTCCGATGATCGGCAGTCGGGCGGGCACGTGGTCGATCTGCTGGGAGACGATATGACTGTGTCGCTTGATGAGACGCCCAGGTTCGAAATGACAATGGCGCCGGAACGGGTTTCAAACTGA
- a CDS encoding TfoX/Sxy family protein: MELQAKTMGPFHTDVKKMFGSTCYFVNGQMVTGVHEDSVFLRLSEADREEFKVKYKGAVAFAPIKGRPMKEYIIVPPEMYKDDIAFNPWIKRSMEYARSLPPKPPKAKKK; the protein is encoded by the coding sequence ATGGAGCTACAGGCAAAGACGATGGGCCCCTTCCATACGGATGTTAAAAAAATGTTCGGCAGCACCTGCTATTTTGTGAATGGCCAGATGGTCACGGGCGTACATGAGGATAGCGTATTTTTACGGCTATCGGAAGCCGACCGTGAAGAATTCAAAGTAAAGTACAAAGGAGCTGTGGCCTTCGCGCCGATCAAAGGGAGGCCCATGAAAGAATATATCATCGTTCCGCCGGAGATGTATAAAGACGACATTGCCTTCAACCCCTGGATAAAGCGCTCGATGGAATATGCGAGGTCCCTGCCACCCAAGCCCCCGAAGGCAAAAAAGAAGTGA
- a CDS encoding helix-turn-helix domain-containing protein, producing MNTESSIVLDYVYKHPYRSIVDIADALNMSIATIENIVNELHNEWKVYIIRDHFVPMYGLVPYDSPLVEPESDCK from the coding sequence ATGAACACTGAAAGTAGCATTGTCTTGGATTACGTGTACAAGCACCCGTACCGTTCGATCGTAGACATAGCTGATGCGCTTAATATGAGCATCGCGACCATCGAGAATATCGTGAATGAATTACATAACGAGTGGAAGGTCTATATCATAAGGGACCACTTTGTTCCGATGTATGGTCTCGTACCCTATGATAGCCCGCTGGTTGAGCCGGAAAGTGATTGCAAATAA